One Trichosurus vulpecula isolate mTriVul1 chromosome 7, mTriVul1.pri, whole genome shotgun sequence genomic region harbors:
- the LOC118857485 gene encoding C-C motif chemokine 3-like, protein MSCQNKSPGSSGNAPESALLPPPRTMVSLAFLSILIISITGFSFETKEFARYDIPNACCHFYAHRRIPYSLVVDFYETSSLCHKPGIIFLTHKGHELYHYTYNTPNAYCFSWAHYKIPNMVNFYETSSLC, encoded by the exons ATGAGCTGTCAAAACAAGAGCCCTGGGAGCTCTGGGAATGCTCCTGAAAGTGCTCTCCTCCCACCTCCGAGGACCATGGTCTCTTTGGCTTTCCTCTCCATCCTCATCATTTCAATAACTGGTTTCAGCTTTGAAACTAAAGAGTTTG CTAGATATGACATTCCAAATGCCTGCTGCCACTTTTATGCCCACCGCCGGATCCCATACAGCCTCGTGGTAGACTTCTATGAGACCAGCAGCCTTTGCCACAAGCCAGGCATCAT CTTCCTCACCCATAAAGGTCACGAG CTCTATCACTACACATATAACACCCCAAATGCCTACTGCTTCTCCTGGGCCCACTACAAGATCCCCAACATGGTGAATTTTTATGAGACCAGCAGCCTGTGCTGa
- the LOC118855829 gene encoding C-C motif chemokine 4-like — MSSESIPESVLLPHPKTMVSVVAFSILLILVPGLSLEAKKHGRHDSPETCCFQYASHKIRNVVACYETSSRCANPGVVVITNKGRQVCVHPRNAGDCVISPQPEAILKTTGEYDPQTTLPFADSVPYEV; from the exons ATGAGCTCTGAGTCTATTCCTGAAAGTGTTCTCCTTCCACATCCAAAGACCATGGTGTCCGTGGTGGCCTTCTCCATCCTCCTCATTTTGGTACCTGGCCTCAGCTTGGAAGCCAAGAAGCATG GGAGACATGACAGCCCAGAAACCTGCTGTTTCCAGTATGCCTCTCACAAGATTCGCAATGTAGTTGCTTGTTATGAGACCAGTAGCCGGTGTGCCAACCCAGGAGTTGT TGTCATCACCAACAAAGGACGCCAGGTCTGTGTCCACCCAAGGAATGCTGGAGACTGTGTCATTTCCCCACAGCCAGAGGCAATCCTCAAGACGACTGGGGAATACGATCCTCAGACAACACTTCCCTTTGCAGATAGTGTCCCTTACGAAGTatga